A region of Pyxidicoccus parkwaysis DNA encodes the following proteins:
- a CDS encoding GMC oxidoreductase produces MAPTCDALVIGTGFGGAVAACRLAQAGLSVRVLERGRRYPKGGFPRDWDNPLNGWLWKHEQGLFDVKLLQGMSIVQSAGYGGGSLIYANVHLRPPAETFKNGWPAGYSRESLDPYFDLVAHMLDLQPITASARGLPTKTQRMKDVARKLAREGQFFYPDLAVRFGPAGESLPNKFGVHQEGCNYCGECDIGCNVRAKNTLDLNYLAVAEQRGAQVSTQAEATRIEPLSPEGYRVTYLDHAKGGAVCTVDARRVFLCAGAVNTTELLLRCRDEWGTLPDLNEKLGCRYSANGDFLAFALETREVWDPAEGPTITTSIVVDEGKGTDKTWFLFQEGGHPGQVAGILQAMDPGHDLKVPADLLQKELVKALRKRSRGAAAIERQQDRFQAVFLAMGRDRANGRLSLRPLTGEMEVRWDVPSNLPLYQTQEQICQDIARALGARAVYNPLWERLHIPVSVHNLGGCAMAEEPAYGVLDAHGEVHNYPGLFVLDGAALPSSTGVNPSSTIAAVAERNVERAIRIALGNPNWVPPERAAPEPFRAGMRISLDPQPARVVPREDPMRMVVIPEGGTVPSPTPVVGLRFTERMRGFHSPGHVPAEDFVGAEKAGKRAGQLAEFVITITLPSLDRFLAEKAHGGVVQGTVHVHGLTPPEGADVSSGVFNLFVDTDSFTERRMLYLLPFTGVDGQAYVLDGYKEVRDDDGFDVWGDTSTLYTVIRRGTDRSSPVVSSGIIRLHLPDFLQQLTTFTVLGTDSPVQKADALRRFGKMFMGHLWDVFARTKLE; encoded by the coding sequence ATGGCGCCGACGTGTGACGCGCTGGTCATCGGCACCGGGTTCGGGGGAGCGGTGGCTGCCTGCCGGCTGGCGCAGGCGGGGCTGTCCGTGCGCGTGCTGGAGCGAGGCCGGCGCTATCCGAAGGGTGGCTTCCCGCGCGACTGGGACAACCCGCTCAACGGCTGGCTGTGGAAGCACGAGCAGGGCCTCTTCGACGTGAAGCTCCTGCAGGGCATGAGCATCGTCCAGTCCGCGGGGTACGGCGGCGGCTCGCTCATCTACGCCAACGTGCACCTGCGCCCGCCCGCGGAGACGTTCAAGAATGGCTGGCCCGCGGGCTACAGCCGCGAGTCGTTGGACCCGTACTTCGACCTGGTGGCCCACATGTTGGACCTGCAGCCCATCACCGCGTCCGCGCGGGGGCTGCCCACCAAGACGCAGCGGATGAAGGACGTGGCGCGAAAGCTCGCGCGCGAGGGGCAGTTCTTCTACCCGGACCTCGCCGTGCGCTTCGGCCCCGCGGGCGAGTCCCTGCCCAACAAGTTCGGTGTGCACCAGGAAGGCTGCAACTACTGCGGCGAGTGCGACATCGGCTGCAACGTCCGCGCGAAGAACACGCTGGACCTCAACTACCTCGCCGTCGCGGAGCAGCGCGGTGCCCAGGTGTCCACGCAGGCCGAGGCCACGCGCATCGAGCCGCTCTCGCCCGAGGGCTACCGCGTGACGTACCTGGACCATGCGAAGGGCGGCGCCGTTTGCACCGTGGATGCGCGCCGCGTCTTCCTGTGCGCGGGCGCGGTGAACACCACGGAATTGCTGCTGCGGTGCCGAGACGAGTGGGGCACGCTGCCGGACCTGAACGAGAAGCTGGGCTGCCGCTACTCGGCCAACGGGGACTTCCTCGCCTTCGCGCTGGAGACGCGCGAGGTGTGGGACCCGGCGGAGGGGCCCACCATCACCACCAGCATCGTGGTGGACGAAGGGAAGGGGACGGACAAGACGTGGTTCCTCTTCCAGGAAGGCGGGCACCCGGGACAGGTGGCCGGAATCCTCCAGGCGATGGACCCGGGCCATGACCTGAAGGTTCCCGCGGACCTGCTTCAGAAGGAACTGGTGAAGGCGCTGCGCAAGCGCTCGCGAGGGGCGGCGGCGATTGAGCGCCAGCAGGACCGTTTCCAGGCCGTGTTCCTGGCCATGGGGCGGGACAGGGCCAATGGCCGGCTCTCGCTGCGACCGCTGACGGGGGAGATGGAGGTGCGCTGGGATGTGCCGTCCAACCTGCCGCTGTACCAGACGCAGGAGCAGATCTGCCAGGACATCGCCCGGGCGCTGGGCGCGCGCGCCGTCTACAACCCGCTTTGGGAGCGGCTGCACATCCCCGTCTCGGTGCACAACCTGGGCGGCTGCGCCATGGCGGAAGAGCCCGCGTACGGCGTGCTCGACGCGCACGGCGAGGTGCACAACTACCCCGGCCTGTTCGTCCTCGACGGAGCCGCGCTGCCTTCGAGCACCGGCGTCAACCCGTCGTCGACCATCGCCGCGGTGGCCGAGCGCAACGTGGAGCGCGCCATCCGCATTGCCCTGGGCAACCCCAACTGGGTGCCTCCCGAGCGCGCCGCACCCGAGCCCTTCCGCGCGGGCATGCGCATCTCCCTGGACCCGCAACCGGCACGCGTGGTGCCAAGAGAGGACCCGATGAGGATGGTGGTGATTCCCGAGGGCGGCACGGTGCCGTCGCCGACGCCGGTGGTGGGCCTGCGCTTCACCGAGCGGATGCGCGGCTTCCACTCGCCGGGCCATGTGCCGGCAGAGGACTTCGTGGGCGCGGAGAAGGCGGGCAAGAGGGCAGGGCAGCTCGCGGAGTTCGTCATCACCATCACCCTGCCGAGCCTGGACCGCTTCCTCGCGGAGAAGGCCCACGGCGGTGTCGTGCAGGGCACCGTGCACGTGCACGGCCTCACGCCGCCCGAGGGCGCGGACGTCTCGAGTGGCGTCTTCAACCTCTTCGTGGACACGGACAGCTTCACGGAACGGAGGATGCTCTACCTGCTGCCCTTCACCGGCGTGGACGGCCAGGCGTACGTCCTCGACGGGTACAAGGAGGTGCGGGACGACGACGGCTTCGACGTGTGGGGCGACACGTCCACGCTCTACACCGTCATCCGCCGGGGCACGGACCGGAGCTCGCCCGTGGTGTCCAGCGGCATCATCCGCCTGCACCTGCCGGACTTCCTCCAGCAGCTCACCACCTTCACGGTGCTGGGCACGGACTCGCCCGTGCAGAAGGCGGACGCGCTCCGGCGCTTCGGGAAGATGTTCATGGGCCACCTCTGGGACGTCTTCGCCCGCACCAAGCTGGAATAG
- a CDS encoding GMC family oxidoreductase N-terminal domain-containing protein has product MATRYDVVVVGSGFGGSISALRLAQAGKSVAVLERGRRYRPGDFPRDVTRADELLWRHPSRLEAQGLYDVRFLSGIGTVAASGVGGGSLIYANIHVRPDAAVFDDPRWPRAYSRASLEPYFDKVAHELRLSPVPTSLALRKRDVFKRAAERMGRPTFDPPEAVSWTEPPGPGRKMCQLCAECEFGCQHGAKNTMDQTYLARAEALGATVWPRTLVSHVEPAPGGGYRVHCTDLETGERRTVEGSRVVLAAGTLGTVELLLRSRDGAKTLPRVSARLGQGYSGNGDFLGSLQHAREDLQPWVGPDVATVMRFTDEQPRFTLVTATFNQPATRVLAGMGQPKLGPFQGIGYPLWTFLGPVVHKAFAKGLLSKPMSNRVDPARTCNLFAIGQDNANGRMGLKGGRLDVEWNYAGENAELVKRMSAAMQEVASQYGGTYAPLITWQLFKRPFTVHSLGGAHLADSPERGVVSTEGEVFNHPGLYVADGSVIPTAIGFHPVMTISAVAERIAEAVAHGF; this is encoded by the coding sequence ATGGCGACGCGTTACGACGTGGTGGTGGTGGGCTCTGGCTTCGGGGGCTCCATCAGCGCCCTGCGACTGGCGCAGGCGGGGAAGTCCGTGGCGGTGCTGGAGCGCGGCCGTCGCTACCGGCCCGGCGACTTCCCTCGCGACGTGACGCGCGCGGATGAACTGCTCTGGCGGCACCCGTCGCGGCTGGAGGCGCAGGGGCTGTACGACGTGCGCTTCTTGTCCGGCATCGGCACGGTGGCGGCGAGCGGCGTGGGCGGCGGCTCGCTCATCTACGCCAACATCCACGTGCGGCCGGATGCTGCCGTGTTCGACGACCCGCGCTGGCCGCGCGCGTACAGCCGGGCCTCGCTGGAGCCGTACTTCGACAAGGTGGCTCACGAGCTGCGCCTGTCGCCGGTGCCCACGTCCCTCGCCCTGCGCAAGCGCGACGTCTTCAAGCGCGCCGCCGAGCGCATGGGACGCCCGACATTCGACCCGCCCGAGGCGGTGTCCTGGACGGAGCCGCCCGGGCCGGGCCGCAAGATGTGCCAGCTCTGCGCGGAGTGTGAGTTCGGCTGTCAGCACGGCGCGAAGAACACGATGGACCAGACGTACCTCGCGCGCGCGGAGGCGCTGGGCGCCACGGTGTGGCCGCGCACGCTCGTCTCGCACGTGGAGCCGGCGCCGGGTGGTGGCTACCGGGTGCACTGCACGGACTTGGAGACGGGGGAGCGGCGCACGGTGGAGGGCTCGCGCGTGGTGCTGGCGGCGGGCACGCTGGGCACGGTGGAGTTGCTGCTGCGCAGCCGGGACGGGGCGAAGACGTTGCCGCGGGTGAGCGCCCGGCTGGGGCAGGGGTACTCGGGCAACGGTGACTTCCTGGGCTCGTTGCAGCACGCGCGCGAGGACCTCCAGCCGTGGGTGGGCCCGGACGTGGCCACGGTGATGCGCTTCACGGACGAGCAGCCGCGCTTCACGCTGGTGACGGCGACGTTCAACCAGCCCGCGACGCGGGTGCTGGCGGGGATGGGACAACCGAAGCTGGGGCCGTTCCAGGGGATTGGCTATCCGCTGTGGACCTTCCTCGGGCCCGTCGTGCACAAGGCCTTCGCGAAGGGACTGCTCAGCAAACCAATGAGCAACCGCGTGGACCCGGCGCGCACGTGCAACCTGTTCGCCATTGGCCAGGACAACGCCAACGGGCGCATGGGGCTGAAGGGTGGCCGGCTGGACGTGGAGTGGAACTACGCCGGGGAGAACGCGGAGCTGGTGAAGCGCATGTCCGCGGCGATGCAGGAGGTGGCGTCGCAGTACGGAGGCACGTACGCGCCGCTGATTACGTGGCAGTTGTTCAAGCGGCCCTTCACGGTGCATTCGCTGGGCGGGGCGCACCTGGCGGACTCGCCCGAGCGCGGCGTCGTCTCCACCGAGGGCGAGGTGTTCAACCATCCCGGCCTCTATGTGGCGGATGGCTCCGTCATTCCCACGGCCATCGGCTTCCACCCGGTGATGACCATCAGCGCGGTGGCCGAGCGCATCGCCGAGGCCGTGGCGCACGGCTTCTGA
- a CDS encoding alpha/beta hydrolase — protein sequence MDTLPPAQRHDFKTGDGVQLWLTRYQGGTKGPVLLVHGAGVWSGMFMLPTLKENFVQFLVRHGYDTWLVDWRASVELPLRQFTLDEAAEHDMPGAVRKILEVTKASSVQAVAHCAGSTAFFMSLAMGRLPDVRSAVASQVALHHIVPPATHLKAMLRLPEALDVALDYLSPDEDPKNPVWQTMFGKFANLLSHECDSTVCHRLTFMYGHLYRHARLNRETHERLEEQFGPCNMLTFRHLAQMARAGHALGFDHGKEENVRRYGRETPPSYLRAEHLRLPITFLSGEQNGTYLPESTELTFEWLREENGADWYQRKVLEGYGHLDTFMGSTAARDTYPVVLEALQATG from the coding sequence ATGGACACGCTTCCACCGGCGCAGCGGCACGACTTCAAGACGGGCGACGGCGTTCAACTGTGGCTCACCCGGTATCAGGGTGGGACGAAGGGCCCGGTGCTGCTGGTGCACGGGGCCGGCGTGTGGAGCGGCATGTTCATGCTGCCCACGCTGAAGGAGAACTTCGTCCAGTTCCTCGTGCGCCATGGCTATGACACGTGGCTGGTGGACTGGCGTGCGAGCGTGGAGTTGCCGCTGCGCCAGTTCACGCTGGACGAGGCGGCCGAGCACGACATGCCGGGGGCGGTGCGGAAGATCCTGGAGGTGACGAAGGCGAGCTCGGTGCAGGCGGTGGCTCACTGCGCGGGCTCGACGGCGTTCTTCATGTCGCTGGCGATGGGGCGGCTGCCGGACGTGCGGAGCGCGGTGGCGTCGCAGGTGGCGCTGCACCACATCGTCCCGCCGGCGACGCATCTCAAGGCGATGCTGCGGCTGCCGGAGGCGCTGGACGTGGCGTTGGACTACCTGTCGCCGGACGAGGATCCGAAGAATCCGGTGTGGCAGACGATGTTCGGAAAGTTCGCGAACCTGCTCAGCCACGAGTGCGACAGCACGGTGTGCCACCGGCTGACGTTCATGTACGGGCACCTGTACCGGCACGCGCGGCTCAATCGGGAGACGCACGAGCGACTGGAGGAGCAGTTCGGTCCCTGCAACATGCTGACCTTCCGTCATCTGGCGCAGATGGCGCGCGCGGGGCATGCGCTGGGGTTCGACCACGGCAAGGAGGAGAACGTCCGGCGCTACGGCCGCGAGACGCCGCCTTCCTATCTGCGGGCCGAGCACCTGCGCCTGCCGATTACGTTCCTGTCCGGCGAGCAGAACGGCACGTACCTGCCCGAGTCCACGGAGCTGACGTTCGAGTGGCTGCGGGAGGAGAACGGGGCGGACTGGTACCAGCGCAAGGTGCTGGAGGGGTACGGGCACCTGGACACGTTCATGGGCAGCACGGCGGCGCGGGACACGTACCCGGTGGTGCTGGAGGCGCTGCAGGCCACGGGGTGA
- a CDS encoding CAP domain-containing protein encodes MMLGMFLGAVLAAMPLASEGLEQEATRFMREQSARASQAPPEVDAQLTRAAQRLARQSLAMSGAQAPDPLRSTEAVGEEGGAALITSTVAVIAGVPSHALELLQEQGDRLGVASSLLGVGVAEDAGKVALVVLKGERFVALRPFPRTFAEPGRGDVLCGELQKNLGVPVVHVTRPDGSVERVRLTRNEGRSFCVGLDFPQAGIHTVTVTAGRWPALNLAGSFRVRVGQASPEVEPEGRDSALQAVVRRINALRKGEGLPAVKRDASLDRVAQAYADRMAREGFYGPMAPDGTTVAERLLDYGGGWTRGAENLGWGAGPIAAHFGIEHTNQSRRNLLDPEMRAVGLGLAWKQGEGGKREARLVEVMMPVPPGTLAPEGPVEETYRLVERMRPKKLKPLVRSQGLEALAAEVARTVKGAGEVTDVALYERALKEVPTATSASATVYEVPDVLALPRPAVLVDPATSHVGVAVVRVSDDGSGAPLYRVVVFSASRSRTEVENEVPLENVPDKMMGVRKRVN; translated from the coding sequence ATGATGCTGGGGATGTTCCTGGGGGCGGTACTGGCGGCAATGCCCCTTGCTTCGGAGGGGCTGGAGCAGGAAGCGACGCGGTTCATGCGGGAACAGTCGGCACGTGCCTCGCAGGCTCCGCCGGAGGTAGACGCGCAACTCACCCGGGCGGCGCAGCGGCTCGCGCGGCAGTCCCTGGCAATGTCTGGCGCCCAGGCCCCGGACCCGCTGCGCTCGACGGAGGCGGTGGGAGAGGAGGGCGGAGCGGCCCTCATCACGTCCACGGTGGCGGTGATTGCGGGCGTGCCCTCGCACGCGTTGGAGCTGCTCCAGGAACAGGGTGACAGGCTTGGCGTCGCGTCCTCGCTGCTGGGCGTGGGCGTTGCCGAGGACGCCGGCAAGGTGGCCCTGGTGGTGCTCAAGGGCGAGCGCTTCGTGGCGCTGAGGCCCTTTCCGCGCACCTTCGCCGAGCCAGGACGCGGGGACGTCCTCTGCGGCGAGCTCCAGAAGAACCTCGGAGTGCCGGTCGTCCACGTCACGCGGCCGGATGGCTCGGTGGAGCGGGTGCGCCTGACGCGCAACGAGGGCCGCTCATTTTGCGTGGGGCTCGACTTTCCCCAGGCGGGCATCCACACCGTGACGGTGACCGCGGGCAGATGGCCCGCGCTGAACCTTGCGGGCTCCTTCCGGGTGCGCGTGGGTCAGGCCTCGCCTGAGGTGGAGCCCGAGGGCCGGGACAGCGCGCTCCAGGCAGTGGTCCGGCGCATCAACGCGCTCCGCAAGGGTGAAGGACTTCCAGCTGTGAAGCGGGACGCCTCGCTGGACCGGGTGGCTCAGGCGTACGCGGACCGCATGGCTCGCGAGGGCTTCTACGGCCCCATGGCGCCGGACGGCACCACCGTGGCCGAGCGTCTGCTGGACTATGGCGGCGGGTGGACTCGGGGCGCGGAGAACCTGGGTTGGGGCGCCGGTCCGATCGCCGCGCACTTCGGCATCGAGCACACGAACCAGTCGCGACGCAACCTGCTCGACCCGGAGATGCGCGCCGTGGGCCTGGGCCTGGCCTGGAAGCAGGGAGAGGGTGGCAAGCGGGAGGCGCGCCTCGTCGAGGTGATGATGCCCGTTCCGCCCGGCACCTTGGCCCCGGAAGGGCCCGTTGAAGAGACCTATCGTCTGGTGGAACGGATGCGCCCGAAGAAGTTGAAGCCGCTCGTGCGCAGCCAGGGGCTGGAGGCGCTCGCGGCGGAGGTGGCGCGGACCGTCAAGGGCGCTGGAGAGGTGACGGACGTGGCGCTGTATGAGCGAGCGCTGAAGGAGGTGCCCACGGCCACGAGCGCCTCCGCCACCGTGTACGAGGTGCCGGACGTGCTGGCCCTGCCGCGCCCGGCGGTGCTGGTGGACCCGGCTACGTCCCACGTGGGCGTGGCGGTTGTGCGCGTGAGTGACGACGGGAGTGGTGCTCCGCTGTACCGGGTGGTCGTCTTCAGCGCCTCACGTTCCCGGACGGAGGTGGAGAACGAGGTGCCCCTCGAGAACGTGCCGGACAAGATGATGGGTGTGCGCAAACGCGTGAACTGA
- a CDS encoding DUSAM domain-containing protein, which produces MPDQRQWDGIRNLNRHVTDLGQPFALTEEIGALLRDTGKDVAIPPEAVERALQSDTSAAELLKEIATRIRVGSRRVTRAMSEADRRQEAGDMAGARKVLQDVLDVEVVPHYREVTQTYLDAPDDTD; this is translated from the coding sequence ATGCCCGACCAACGCCAATGGGATGGAATCCGAAACCTGAATCGCCACGTTACCGACCTGGGGCAGCCCTTCGCATTGACGGAGGAAATTGGAGCCCTCCTGCGCGACACCGGCAAGGACGTAGCCATTCCTCCAGAAGCAGTTGAGCGAGCACTACAGAGCGATACGAGCGCCGCTGAGTTGCTGAAGGAGATTGCGACGCGCATCCGCGTAGGTTCGCGGCGCGTGACGCGTGCCATGAGCGAGGCAGACCGGCGCCAAGAGGCGGGAGACATGGCGGGCGCCCGGAAGGTGCTGCAAGACGTGCTCGATGTGGAAGTTGTGCCGCATTACCGGGAAGTAACGCAGACGTACCTCGATGCGCCGGACGACACGGATTGA
- a CDS encoding fumarylacetoacetate hydrolase family protein has protein sequence MFKTPQATPAVMRALTPERTPGKLLPLELAPRQVHALGLTYAAHINETGGEAEGPAVFTKDPASLLHEGDTVKCPSHESLLMAVERLDARLVASLSARFSSLPPLLDYEVELGLLMLEDTRAADLERPGFAPPVGYFLANDVTARSVQVLGEGRQDRMAFWCAAKSFPGFMVAGPLLWVPDTPQAAACLDVTLTLTVNGELRQQGRTMDLILSPRELLLQAARATSSGLLEKGDAVLTGTPSGVAFTVPPWKRKVGALLPAMARLSAALRTHARNPRMLKPGDVVEMDGGVLGRRRFVIG, from the coding sequence TTGTTCAAGACGCCCCAGGCGACGCCCGCGGTCATGCGTGCGCTGACTCCGGAACGGACGCCGGGGAAGCTCCTCCCGCTGGAGTTGGCGCCCCGGCAGGTGCATGCGCTCGGGCTCACGTACGCGGCGCACATCAACGAGACGGGCGGCGAGGCGGAGGGCCCTGCTGTCTTCACCAAGGACCCGGCCTCGCTGCTGCACGAGGGCGACACGGTGAAGTGCCCTTCGCATGAGTCGCTGCTGATGGCCGTGGAGCGGCTGGATGCGCGGCTCGTGGCATCGCTCTCGGCGCGGTTCTCCTCACTGCCTCCGTTGCTGGACTACGAGGTGGAGCTGGGCCTGCTGATGTTGGAGGACACGCGTGCCGCGGACCTGGAGCGGCCCGGCTTCGCGCCTCCGGTGGGATACTTCCTGGCGAATGACGTGACGGCGCGCTCGGTGCAGGTGTTGGGTGAGGGCCGGCAGGACCGGATGGCGTTCTGGTGCGCGGCGAAGAGCTTCCCGGGGTTCATGGTGGCGGGGCCGCTGCTCTGGGTGCCGGACACGCCACAGGCGGCGGCGTGCCTGGACGTGACGTTGACGCTCACGGTGAATGGCGAGCTTCGTCAGCAGGGCCGGACGATGGACCTCATCCTGTCGCCGCGTGAGTTGTTGCTCCAGGCGGCGAGGGCGACGTCGTCAGGTCTGCTGGAAAAGGGAGATGCGGTGCTCACGGGGACGCCATCGGGAGTGGCGTTCACGGTGCCACCGTGGAAGCGGAAGGTGGGCGCACTGCTGCCAGCGATGGCGAGGCTGTCCGCCGCGCTGCGGACTCATGCTCGCAACCCGCGCATGCTGAAGCCAGGCGACGTGGTGGAGATGGATGGTGGTGTGCTGGGCCGGCGCCGGTTCGTCATCGGCTAG
- a CDS encoding DUF2378 family protein, which translates to MAERLVFPPIVEGLFVRGLTGRVSPLLKEQLRMEGLDLDRPLLPAYPLETWIRCVALTAKALHPDEAEEVAWRLLGERMIDGYRDTMMGRALLGVMKLLGPWRMLWKAQHGFRTSNNYTEVRITERGPNEAEVWLNEPGSLRYFKQGVMLAMGRAAGAPATTVEVSTFDAESATYRVMWNEPGR; encoded by the coding sequence ATGGCCGAGCGACTCGTCTTTCCGCCCATCGTCGAGGGGCTCTTCGTCCGGGGACTCACCGGACGGGTGTCCCCGCTGCTCAAGGAGCAGCTCCGGATGGAGGGGCTGGACCTGGACCGGCCGCTGCTCCCCGCGTACCCGCTGGAGACGTGGATTCGCTGCGTGGCGTTGACGGCGAAGGCGCTGCACCCGGACGAGGCCGAGGAGGTGGCGTGGCGGCTGCTCGGCGAGCGGATGATTGACGGCTACCGCGACACGATGATGGGGCGCGCCCTGCTCGGGGTGATGAAGCTGCTGGGGCCGTGGCGGATGCTCTGGAAGGCACAGCACGGCTTTCGCACGAGCAACAACTACACCGAGGTGCGCATCACCGAGCGCGGCCCCAACGAGGCGGAGGTCTGGCTCAACGAGCCGGGCTCGCTGCGCTACTTCAAGCAGGGGGTCATGCTCGCCATGGGTCGCGCCGCGGGCGCACCCGCGACGACGGTGGAAGTGAGCACGTTCGACGCGGAGAGCGCCACCTACCGCGTGATGTGGAACGAGCCGGGCCGCTGA
- a CDS encoding ELWxxDGT repeat protein, protein MRRWRALSLVLAVLAGCSSPDPARPAPRDEAESRRVSAQASATWELCDLTPVPLGPALPDVEMEGREPVHAGGYLFFFVGDDTSGQSLWVSSGTQGEGTFKIKDFPPGPTGMPPTQLIRVGERVFFSAEDADHGEELWTSDGTKAGTHMVLDLWPGPTGSFPGSFFEADGRLYFAAGDEAHGRELWTSDGTTTGTVLVADIDPGPEGTNPDRLTRSSDGSLYFIAQVQVFYTVVMKLTPGSAPVELMRMSSEGAVLGGPTAVGRRVFFVMGDMHRHNVHLLVTDGGPPVLVGDFASTGEMRALSGKLLFAASTDMDGMDMELWRSDGTAKGTKRVKDIRVGEEGSLPAELTVLGSHLYFSADDGLRGREVWVSDGTEPGTGILTDLEPGAEGSIPEQLAADQGNLFFSAQTSGRGREAWVSNGTTRVTLPLDNVASGASDAWPRSFVRSGWDVFFTAVNDQDVRRLWAVPFRPEGRCPTQSR, encoded by the coding sequence ATGCGACGCTGGCGTGCCCTCTCCCTGGTGCTGGCGGTACTCGCCGGCTGCTCCTCGCCCGACCCGGCCCGGCCCGCCCCTCGCGACGAGGCGGAGTCCCGCCGGGTCTCCGCCCAGGCGTCCGCCACGTGGGAGCTGTGCGATTTGACGCCCGTCCCGCTCGGCCCCGCGCTCCCAGACGTGGAAATGGAGGGCCGCGAGCCGGTGCATGCCGGCGGGTACCTCTTCTTCTTCGTGGGTGACGACACGTCCGGCCAGTCCCTGTGGGTGAGCAGCGGCACCCAGGGCGAAGGCACGTTCAAGATCAAGGACTTCCCCCCCGGCCCCACCGGCATGCCGCCCACGCAGCTCATCCGCGTGGGCGAGCGCGTCTTCTTCTCCGCCGAGGACGCGGACCACGGCGAGGAGCTCTGGACGAGCGACGGCACGAAGGCCGGCACGCACATGGTGTTGGACCTGTGGCCCGGGCCGACGGGCTCGTTCCCCGGCTCGTTCTTCGAGGCCGACGGCCGGCTCTACTTCGCCGCAGGCGACGAGGCCCATGGCCGCGAGCTGTGGACGAGCGACGGCACCACGACTGGCACGGTGCTCGTCGCGGACATCGACCCCGGCCCCGAGGGCACCAACCCGGACCGGCTGACGCGCAGCAGCGACGGCTCGCTCTATTTCATCGCCCAGGTGCAGGTGTTCTACACGGTGGTGATGAAGCTCACGCCCGGCTCCGCGCCCGTCGAGCTGATGCGCATGTCGAGCGAGGGCGCCGTCCTCGGAGGCCCCACCGCCGTGGGCCGCCGCGTGTTCTTCGTCATGGGTGACATGCACCGCCACAACGTCCACCTGCTGGTGACGGACGGAGGACCGCCGGTGCTCGTCGGGGACTTCGCCTCCACGGGTGAGATGCGCGCGCTGAGTGGCAAGCTGCTCTTCGCGGCCTCCACGGACATGGACGGCATGGATATGGAACTGTGGCGCAGCGACGGCACCGCCAAGGGCACGAAGCGGGTGAAGGACATCCGCGTCGGAGAAGAGGGCTCGTTGCCCGCCGAGCTCACCGTGCTCGGGTCGCACCTCTACTTCTCCGCGGACGACGGGCTTCGCGGGCGCGAGGTATGGGTGAGCGACGGCACCGAGCCAGGCACGGGCATCCTCACGGACCTGGAGCCGGGCGCGGAGGGCTCCATCCCCGAGCAGCTGGCCGCGGACCAGGGCAACCTCTTCTTCAGCGCGCAGACCTCCGGGCGCGGGCGGGAGGCCTGGGTGAGCAATGGAACCACCAGGGTGACATTGCCGCTCGACAACGTGGCGTCCGGGGCGTCCGACGCGTGGCCCCGGAGCTTCGTGCGCTCGGGCTGGGACGTGTTCTTCACGGCCGTGAATGACCAGGACGTCCGCAGGCTGTGGGCCGTGCCCTTCCGTCCCGAGGGACGCTGTCCTACCCAGTCCCGGTAG